The DNA sequence GGCCCCGGCGTCACCCCACCTTCTCGATCACCGCCCTGCGGATCAGGAACTTCCCGGCCTCCCGCACCTGCGCGAACGCCGCGTTGTTGAGCAGCACACAACTGCCGGACACCGAGGTCACCTCCACCGTCGTGGACTTGCCGTTGTCCAGGTTGGTGACCTTCAGCCGGGTGCCGGCCGGGAACCGGTTGCTGGAGGCGGCCGGTGCGCCGTCCTCGCCGGAGAGGGTGACGGTGGACCCGGCGCACACCTGCTCGCCGGAGGCCGCGGCGTCCTCCCCGCCGGGCTGCGAGGGGGCGGCCGGCTGCTCCGGCTGCGCCGTGGGAGAGCCCTGAGCCGACTCCCCGACCGCGCACCCGGACGCCTCCTGCTGGAGCCGGATCTGGGCGATGACCGCCTCACGGTTGGCGATCCGCGCCTCCGACTGCGCGTCGGGGGCGGCCCGTTGGCCCTCGATGAACCGCTGGTTGTTGCCGAGCGCCGTGGCCAGCCCCTGGCAGACGGTGGAGCCGGCCGCCGACTTGGTGACCGGCGGCGGCGCGGCGTTCGAGGTGTTCGCCATGACGAAGGCCCCGCCACCCGCCACCGTGGCCGCGCTCAGCAGCAGCGCGAGCTTCTTCTTCGGACCGAGGGTTCTCCTGCGCGGCATGCGCGCCTCCTGAAGAGGTAGGGGAGCGTACGCCGCTAGGTACGAGATACCGAACGCAGTTGCTCAGTGACCGCGCCCGCCACCCAAGTGGCCTGCGTCACACGGCAGTCGTGCCGTCCGCGATCAACGGGACAGGGCGTCCCGTACCGCCTCGTCGGTGCGCGCCACGACCGCCGTACCGTCCTCCGCCGTGATGATCGGCCGCTGGATCAGCCGGGGGTGCGCGGCGAGCGCCGCGATCCAGCGGTCCCGCGCACCGGCGTCCCGAGCCCAGTCCTTGAGCCCGAGCTCCTTCGCGGCGGCCTCCTGGGTACGGGTGATGTCCCACGGCTCCAGCCCGAGCCGCTCCAGGACGGCGCGGATCTCGTCCTCGCTCGGCACGTCCTCCAGATAGCGGCGGACGGTGTACTCGGCTCCCTCGGCGTCGAGCAGGCTGATGGCGCTCCGGCACTTGGAACAGGCCGGGTTGATCCAGATCTCCATGCGGCCCACGGTACGCCCCGTGCCCCACCACCCGCCCCCGCCCACCGCCGACGCGCGGCGCGCCTTCTTCCCATCGAGAAAGACATTTCCTCACCCTCTCGTGACTTCTTTCTTTCTTTAAGTGCTGTCGACTGATTCTTTTATGTGTGAGGGGTGTGAGGGAGTGACCGATTGGTTCCCGGTGAGGGGCGTTGCTAGTGTTCGCCGCCATGGAAATCAAGGAGGCGGTACTCTGGGCTCTCCTGGGGGGCGGCGCAGCGGAAATGACCCTGTTCTTGGGTGCCGTCAAACCGTCATCGCCGAAAAAGCAATGGGTGTGGCCGTGGACGCCGTCCGAGATGCGCGTCTACGGAGTGTGGATGGCCGTCAGGGTCACCGTCAGCGGTGCGCTGGCGGCGCCGTTCGCCGCCACCGGGAAGGTCTCCGACGCGCTGACGGCCTTCCTGGTGGGGGTGGTGGCCCCACTCCTCATGGCCAAACTCGCGGCGACGGCACAGCAGTTCGTCGGAAGGACAATGCTGGATCCACCGCAGCAAGATCAAATCTATCCCTCGGACGGCCCTGCGGCAAATGGGCAGGGCGGAACCATAATGGGGCAGTCCACGTCTCAAGTTGAGCACCCGGTCGTCCCCGAGGCGCGTACCGCAGGGGATGCCGACTTGGGCAATGTTGGTACCACGGGGGTAGGAAATGCCGAGCAGTAGTCGCCTGTTGATTCGAGCCCTTGAAGGAATCGGAAAGCCGGAGACGATCGCCGAACCGGTGCATCCGCAGCGCTACACGCATCTTGCCGCCCTGGCCGCCCAGCCGCCCCGGCCGGACGCGGACGCGGCGACCTGGCGCGCCGACCGGTCCGCGGGGCCCGGGAAGCCCTCCCGCCTCCGCGCGCGCACCGTGTCCGTCCTGGTCTTACTCGGAGGTCTGACCGCGGGCACGACGGCCGGGTTCTGGGCGGGCTGGACCAGCCGGCCCGACACCCCCTACGGCGAGTCGGCCGCCCCCGCCCAGGTGGAGCAGGTGTTCGACGTCGGCAGTGCCGCGACCGGAGCCGCCTTCGGCCCGGACGGCACGCTGGCGGTGGGCACCGCCAGTGGAAGCGTGACCGTCCTCGACGCGCACCGGCCCGAGAGCAGGACCCAGCTCCCCGGCGGGGACTCCGGACCCATCACCCGGACGGTGTTCAGCCCCGAGGGAGGCGTCCTGGCCGCGGGCAGTGAGGACGGCACGGTGCGGCTGTGGGACCGGCCGACCCGGGGACCCGAACACCCCATCGCCGTCCTGCCCATGAGGGAGGACGGCGAGTACGGCGGTGCCGTCAACGACCTCGCCTACAGCCCCGACGGCAGGATCCTCGCCGTCGCCAGTTCCACCTCGACGGTGCGCATCTGGGACGTCTCCGACCCGGAGAACCCGGAGCCCCTGGCCACCCCCAGCCGCGACCACGCCGTCACCCGGCTGGCCTTCAGCCCGCGCGGCACCATCCTGGCGGTGGGCAGCACCGACGGAACCGTGCAGCTGTGGGACATCAAGGAACCCGACGACCCGCGGATCATCGAGGGCGGCCGGGCCGTCACCGACGCCTCCGTGACCGCGCTCACCTTCAGCGCCGACCGGAAGTCCCTGGCGGTCGGCAACTCCCGGGGGTCGGTGCAGCTCTGGGACGTCTCCGACCCGCGCAGTCCACGCAAGGTCAACGCGGCCCGTGCCGTCGGGTACACCAACGAACTGAGCTTCAACGCGCCGGGGTACGTGCTGGCGGCCAGCAACTCCGACGGGACCGTCCGCCTGTGGGAGGACCTGGACGACCTGATGAACCCCCGCGTGCTGACACGGGAGACGGATCAGGGAGAGCTCAGCAGCGTCGCCTTCGCCACCGGTGACGACGAGAACACCCTCGTCGTCACCGGCACCGACGGCTCGGTCCAGCTGTGGAAGGCGTGAGCGGTCCGTACGGGGGCCGACGGGACCCGCGCGGCACCTGGCTGTTCGAATTTCAGCCGCCTCACGCGCACCCCGCGGAGCTGGTGTGACAGAGCGACAACTTCCCCGCTGACCAGGGGCTTCGGGCGCTTTCCGAGCCTCCCGGATGTCAGTGCCGGGCGGTAGACTGTAAGCAGTGTTCGAGGGAATCGCCGGGGTCGTCGTGGACCTCGGCGGGCGCCCCGACCGCGACAGGAGGATGCCCGTGCCCGCTGCCGCACTCAAGTCGAAGCCCCTGCCCACCCAGTCCACCGCGAAGCGTCCCGTGCTGCTCGACCTGCCGTGCGCCCCGGTGGAGAAGCGCCCGCTGCCGCCGGGCCGCCCGCGCGACTGGTACGTCACGCACAACCGCCGGCTCAAGGCGATGCGCCTCGCCATCGCCCTGCTCGACTCCGGCGTCTACCTGCCCCAGCAGGCCCGCAACGCGACGATCCG is a window from the Streptomyces capillispiralis genome containing:
- a CDS encoding arsenate reductase family protein; amino-acid sequence: MEIWINPACSKCRSAISLLDAEGAEYTVRRYLEDVPSEDEIRAVLERLGLEPWDITRTQEAAAKELGLKDWARDAGARDRWIAALAAHPRLIQRPIITAEDGTAVVARTDEAVRDALSR
- a CDS encoding WD40 repeat domain-containing protein — translated: MIRALEGIGKPETIAEPVHPQRYTHLAALAAQPPRPDADAATWRADRSAGPGKPSRLRARTVSVLVLLGGLTAGTTAGFWAGWTSRPDTPYGESAAPAQVEQVFDVGSAATGAAFGPDGTLAVGTASGSVTVLDAHRPESRTQLPGGDSGPITRTVFSPEGGVLAAGSEDGTVRLWDRPTRGPEHPIAVLPMREDGEYGGAVNDLAYSPDGRILAVASSTSTVRIWDVSDPENPEPLATPSRDHAVTRLAFSPRGTILAVGSTDGTVQLWDIKEPDDPRIIEGGRAVTDASVTALTFSADRKSLAVGNSRGSVQLWDVSDPRSPRKVNAARAVGYTNELSFNAPGYVLAASNSDGTVRLWEDLDDLMNPRVLTRETDQGELSSVAFATGDDENTLVVTGTDGSVQLWKA